The region TATCTTATTACTTTCACGATTTACGCACCTGAATTTTCATTCTAGGATTGTTGATATCAGTGTGACCGACCGTCAGAAacataccgaaacataccgtctcatttaaaaaatataccgtaaatatactgacgaattcaagttctatgtTACATATTCCTCCCAATCGCCAAATCGCACGTGCcgttttgtttactttttacTTACGGACAACATGAGTGCAACAAATGACAGAAAGGTGGTCATAAATAAGCGCCAAAAGGGTTTGTCGCGAGAGGCTTTGGGAGAACTCAGTCAAACGGAGCTAATTGATAAAATAGTCCAACTGGAGGCGTACAACTTTCAGCTGAGAAATCTTCTGCACAAGAAACTAACGGAGCATGATAGAAGTAATGCGGAATATGCAGAATTGTTGGGTAAAGAGACGGCGGCCACCGCTACAGCTCCCAAGGAGACAACGACACATTCAGGCAAGGTTAAGAAGCAACGTAAGTTCGATTGGAGTATGTAAGTGGCCCCCAATTGAAGAATTCAATGCGAGATTGCACTAAAACTTCACCTTTCAGCGCGCACCAGCGTCATGTTTTGCTGAAACTGACCTACTTTGGATGGGACTACCAGGGTTTCGCCTGCCAGGAGGATTCCAACGATACCATTGGTGGGTGGTCTATTTCTGTTTGTGACCAATTAGCATTATTTCGTCTTGTTTGAGAACAGAGTCGCATTTGTTTCGCGCCCTGACGCGCACTTGTCTCATCGAATCCCGTGCCACATCCAACTATCATCGCTGTGGACGCACGGACAAGGAAGTAAGCGCCTTCTGCCAGGTGATTTCTATAGATTTGCGCAGCAAACATACGCCTGACACTCAGCTGGAGCCTGCTTCCCTGTCATCCGAAATCGactactgtggccttcttaACCGGGTGCTGCCCAAGAACATTCAATGTGTGGCGTGGATGCCGCTCCGGAGCCCTGTATACAGTGCTCGCTTTGATTGCACCTCGCGTAGCTATCGCTACTACTTCCCCAAGGGTGACCTGGACATTGAAGCTATGCGGGAAGCCTGTAAGCTGCTGGTTGGACATTCTGACTTTAGGAACTTTTGCAAAATGGATGTGCACAATGGAGTCACGAAATTTATAAGGAATCTACAGGCAGCTCGTGTTGAGCCCTGCGTGGAAATGTTAAACAATTCAGGTAAATATATGAGGCTCTGCTATTTCATTTTTAAGGATTTCATTGATTTCGTCAATCAATAGGCTATGATATGTATTATCTGGAGATCCAAGCAAATGCCTTCCTCTGGCATCAGATAAGATGCATCATGGccgtgctgctgctcgtgGGACAGCGAAGGGAGCTGCCTCGTATTGTCAGCGACCTTCTCGATGTGGAAACTAATCCGTGCAAACCTCAGTACACACCCGCTCTTGGTTTGCCGTTGAATCTGTTCCATTGTAATTTTCGAGACACGACGACGAGGAAATTAAACCTTCCCGCTGATGGTGCTGAGGATGACGAGGCCATGGACACTTCCGCAATGGATGTGGAAAGCTCCGAAAGTTCTGCGGAGGAAAAAGATATTACAAGTTGGATTTACAACGAAGAGAACTTGGAGAAGCTTATCGAGAACATCCAATGCGAGTGGACGGAGTTCAGTGTGAAGAGCACTATGATACGAAATGTTCTCCAACAACTGGAGCACCTCTTGGAAAAAAACTACCACATAAAAGAACGTGTGACAGCGCAGGTCATCCTGTTACAGGACTCTGTCAAACCGCGGGAATATCAGCCTCTCCTAGAGCGAAAACGCTGTGGTGAGTGTTTTCCGGAAATTGCACAGTGTGTATTTTCGCAACAAGCTAATTGAATCTTTTTGCAGAGAGCCTGGAGAATCGCATAGAGCACTTTGTGAAAAAGCAAAGACTGATAGTCAAGGATGAAAGCTGAATCATTATACCTATGTCACAAAGAATTACAATATATGTGCaccaaatttgttttttaaattagGAAACTACGAAAGATGATTCATATCGAAATTTTAAGTGCCCAGCTTCGTTAATAGTGCAATCTTTCGCccatctggccctatttgcccgCGATATAGCGCCCGACGTTTTTTCTATGCTAGAAATTAAAATACTCGTTTTTCTCTGCACGCAACTTCTTGCCTATACAGCGGCAATTATTGCAGAGAACAGCTCCAATAATAGTCCACTAGACTTctaaagtaaatatatttatattcatgAACTTGTACAACGTTACGAAGCTTAGCATAGTCTAGGTAGGTAATAATTTTATATTGTAACTCCGTACAATTTCTTACATACTATATTATGGGATTCTAGTACCTATAAGAGTCAACTATATAAATAGTTCTTTGTAcgataacaaaaaaaagaagttaGTTGctgaaatttacatttaacTTGCTTAAACAAAGCAGGTTATCCAGATTCAGGTATTCCAGGTATGGgattccaaaaacaaaaacggtCTATTAGCTATTAACTAGTGGTTCTACTATGAGCAGGATGCAAGCCCTACGTGCCCATAGATTTAGCTTTCTGCAGTCTGAAAAGAAAGACATTTATTTAGTTAGAACTCTTTCATATATTGTAGATTCCTACTTACTTTCTTCTCAAGATCTTCAGGCCAATGGTGCCCTCTCGTACATTCTTGAATAGCCCTATGGTTTCGGCGTGACTCATGCCCTGCACAGAGTTGCCATTGATCTCCACAATCTCATCGCCTGTAGGAGGGACATATTCAGATattgaaatttcaatttgattggATCTTCCACACTTACCCGCTTGCAAGGTGCCATCGTCTGCAGCCTGTCCCGATGGAAAAACTGTCTTCACAAAGATGCCCATATTCCCCTTGGGCGAGTCGCGTCCTCCCACAATGCTGAAGCCCAGGGACTTCAGCCCCGGACCCTTGAAGAATGTAATGGTCTTTGGAGTACAGCGTCCACTGCCTGGAAAATGGAATGGATCTTTGATCAATAAAAGTTCTCTACTTTGTATGAGGACCAATTGACGACATTAGGGTTATTTGGGGTTAACGATTCTCACCCTCGCTCATGGAGGCTCGGATGACCTCGGCCATTTCCTCGTCGCGAATGGTTAGCTTGGCCACCGGCAGCGATGGGCGATGATGCATTAGAGCGGCGACAGGAGGTGCCAGAGATGATCCGGTATTGACTACTACTGTTCCCAATCCTGCCGCTGATACCGAGGCTGGTGGAGATGAGGCATTAAGATATGGATTAGGCGAGGATAGTGAGACGCTCTTTGGCGTGTGCTTGATGTATAGTGATTGGTGGTGTTGTTGTGGatgttgctgcggctgctgctgcgtctggTTATTAGTGAGATcagttgttgcagttgtttgGGGGCTAGAGGGTGCTCCCACTCCCTCGGTTAGATTGTTAGGTGGCGTTTGCATGAACAGGCTCAGCCGTGACGAGCTGAGCCGCGAGTGAGCGAACCGCAACGAGCGGTAGTGCGAGTTGGCCAAGTTAATCGAGTTGCGGGCATAGTGGGTGCGCTGGCCAAACTGCTGCTGGGGGCCACCGGGCGACCCGGGTGGGGGCAGGGCGGCGCCCTCCGAGCACCGCTTGCGGGCCAGCAGCTTCCACTTCTCGTCGTCCGCCAGCGATGAGGCCACGCACACGCTAGCCGCTCGATTCGCGTAGACGGGCGTGTATGACACGTTCTCGTCGAGATTATCGCTCgactggtggtggtggttaggtgaggaggagcagctgctgctgctgctgttaaaGAGCGGTGTCGGTGTTAGAACCAAGCTAGAGCGCTGACCTGAGGAGCTGCGCGCCCGTCGTCGCAACAGCTCGTGCTCCGGCGCACTCACGTCCAGCGAGTGGCGGGGCGTAGAGCTCCGTCGGTGCTGCATCAGGGGCATTGGCGTGGGCAGTGTGCTTACACTGACTATCGATCGGGCATCGCACTGGTCCTCACCCCCATTCTCCGGctccctctgcccctgccgctcTCCATCTTGCTGCAGCTGGAGGCTCTGCATGCTGGCCAGGCTATCTGTGCTCTGGGTGCGCTGCACATAGCTCAGCCGATGGCGCTGTGTGCTCATCCCATCGATGCGGATTTTGGTATAGAAGTCAGTGACCGTCGTGATTTCGTCGTGGGCTATTACCAGGTCGATGCAGTTGTCCacgaagatgctcagcaggcGCTGTACCTCGGCAAAGGACTGGATGCCCCGCAAATGTTTTCCGTTCACATTCACAATCTCATCGCCCAGCCGAAGACGACCGTCCCTAGGAATTGCAAATTATAAATTAGAGAATGCTTCTTTGGGAATCCGATGAATACTCACTTCTGGGCCATGCCGTAGGGCTCTAGTTCCACGATGAGATACCGATACTGCTGCTCGTTGCTGTTGGTCATCACCGTCTTGGGCGAGAGGACGATGCCGATGTAGTCCTCCTGGCACTTGCGCTCTAGCTTCAGCTGCCGGAATCGGCGGCGTATCGTCTCCGTCTCGTAGTCGTAGTTGTAGCCGCCCAGGGACACGGGCGCACTGCAGATGCTGCTGTTCCGGATACCCGATCCTGcggtcattcccattccgacGCCCTCCGAGGAGCTGAGCGAGATTAGAGAGTTGCGCTTTAGGGTGCCCGAGGCAATAGATTCCGTATCTCCGCCGGAGATGCTCAGATTATTGCCCGGCCGGACCCCTCCAACGCCGCCCACCCCCCCGTCACTGTCGTAGCCGGACTCGTTAGAACTCAGACAACTACTTAATCTTTGGTAAAGTGGTTCCCAGTCCTTGGACGTGATACTGTCGTTTCGTGACACATCCGTTGCACATCTGCTCATTTGCTGCTCGGGGGAGCTGCGGTGGGGCAGCGGCGACCGACTGAGGATGGTGACTATCTCCTGGTGCAGCTGCTCCCGTCGctccatctgctgctgctggtgttgctggtgCTTCAGGTGCCCGGCACTCGAGCCGTGATTCTCTTCCGGCAGAACCGACAAACGGGAGCGCAGAAAGGCGTAAGGAAAGGCCCCGCGACGCGACGCATCCTGCTGGCCCCCCCCGCATCCCCCAGATGGTGCTGATGCAgcagacccagccccagtgccagtgcccgcGGCACTGCCTCCTCCACTGGGCGGAGAGCCCAGGCTGACGGCGGCACTGCCGCTACTGCTGCTAGCCGTCAGGCAGCTGCTCACTTTGGCGATGTCGTCGCAGCTGCTGGACTTAAGGCTGGCTATTCGGGGGAGTCTCTGTTCGCGCTGCTCCCTCTGCTCCCGCTGGAGATTCAGGCCCTCGGTGGGATCGTCGCACTTGATGTAGGAGGAGCTGGACAACTGACTGGTGGAGCTGCTCCTGTATAGCGTCGTCGCTGCCGGCGCGGCATGTTGTGCCGCCTCCGAGGCCTTCAGGAGATTGTGCGAGCGATGATTCAGCATGCCCGTCGACCCGATTCGATGGAAGAAGTTCTTCAGGGCCTTCTGTGGGCGTGCCGCCGCCTGGTAATGTACCTGGTGCGTGGGCGTGGAGTGAGCGCTCTGGGTGCTATCCTGCAGAGtatgctgctggtgctggtgctgttggtgATTCTGATGCAGATTCTGGTGCTGACGCTGCTTGATGGTCTCAATGGGTCCCGATTTGCATTTCTTCaaagtgctgctgctctgaTAGCCGCCAGTTGGTAACGGGGATGCTTTGGAGTCCGGAGGGCCtgagaagctgctgctgctgctcttgtggTGCGTTGGCGAGTGGAAGAGGCTGCGCAGATCAGTGTGCGACTTGTGGGACGCGGGGGAATCGCTCCGCTTCAGCAGATCCAGTTTGCGACTCATGCGCTTGCCCCAGGTGAACACTGCAATTAGAGATGGAGATTGAGGATGGAAACAGAGGACGTGCAATCAGAAAGCGATTTCTAACTTAATTATAACACTTCAATAAATCTCGACGCCTCTCTCGCCACAAGCCGTGACTGTGGACAGTGGACATTGGACggggaggcagtggcagggaggcagggcagggaggcagtgacagtgacagGCCGTGTCACAAGATGAGAAATGTTGTGTCCAGGCAtcaatactcgtatatggaTTGTGTCCCTTGGACATCCCCTCTGTACCTTGTCTTGTGGTCGGGCACCATGCCACGTGCCTGTTGTTGGTGAAAAACGCATCGGATTACATGGAGGCGAGCCCATTGTGGTTGCACACACTCTGTGGGAGCACACTTAGAGGTCGGCTTCAAAGATCTTTCGAACTCCTCCTCTGACGTTGAAGCCTTTTGACACGTTGCGGAAGG is a window of Drosophila pseudoobscura strain MV-25-SWS-2005 chromosome 3, UCI_Dpse_MV25, whole genome shotgun sequence DNA encoding:
- the LOC4805700 gene encoding tRNA pseudouridine(38/39) synthase; the encoded protein is MSATNDRKVVINKRQKGLSREALGELSQTELIDKIVQLEAYNFQLRNLLHKKLTEHDRSNAEYAELLGKETAATATAPKETTTHSGKVKKQRKFDWSIAHQRHVLLKLTYFGWDYQGFACQEDSNDTIESHLFRALTRTCLIESRATSNYHRCGRTDKEVSAFCQVISIDLRSKHTPDTQLEPASLSSEIDYCGLLNRVLPKNIQCVAWMPLRSPVYSARFDCTSRSYRYYFPKGDLDIEAMREACKLLVGHSDFRNFCKMDVHNGVTKFIRNLQAARVEPCVEMLNNSGYDMYYLEIQANAFLWHQIRCIMAVLLLVGQRRELPRIVSDLLDVETNPCKPQYTPALGLPLNLFHCNFRDTTTRKLNLPADGAEDDEAMDTSAMDVESSESSAEEKDITSWIYNEENLEKLIENIQCEWTEFSVKSTMIRNVLQQLEHLLEKNYHIKERVTAQVILLQDSVKPREYQPLLERKRCESLENRIEHFVKKQRLIVKDES
- the a gene encoding uncharacterized protein a, producing the protein MRLFKTRKSTDTYSTLQQPQQSQQLQQPENSNSSNNCPSIIRNSNNSSKSNTRATCSNRLNKSIVSSTAISSSLPDLHDKSPVMILSCTTLASNGAVSTAASATSGGNLQQPQQQQQQQPLRTATPTCLLSGRQTPSGISVMSLQEANTLHRQQQQQQQPTIYVPMPQTSGNTSSATLLLRYDSSNSIASIQQQQQQQHHAAQYQQYVAQRLHAASSSCLYEKGAAAGGPAPGPGIAGSHKSRSLTPNGHLPDYKLVTAVPVVVLDDEQKPGSIPVAEMSQNRNSYSGSSNSNNDVSNSSTTGSLASTTRNVFTWGKRMSRKLDLLKRSDSPASHKSHTDLRSLFHSPTHHKSSSSSFSGPPDSKASPLPTGGYQSSSTLKKCKSGPIETIKQRQHQNLHQNHQQHQHQQHTLQDSTQSAHSTPTHQVHYQAAARPQKALKNFFHRIGSTGMLNHRSHNLLKASEAAQHAAPAATTLYRSSSTSQLSSSSYIKCDDPTEGLNLQREQREQREQRLPRIASLKSSSCDDIAKVSSCLTASSSSGSAAVSLGSPPSGGGSAAGTGTGAGSAASAPSGGCGGGQQDASRRGAFPYAFLRSRLSVLPEENHGSSAGHLKHQQHQQQQMERREQLHQEIVTILSRSPLPHRSSPEQQMSRCATDVSRNDSITSKDWEPLYQRLSSCLSSNESGYDSDGGVGGVGGVRPGNNLSISGGDTESIASGTLKRNSLISLSSSEGVGMGMTAGSGIRNSSICSAPVSLGGYNYDYETETIRRRFRQLKLERKCQEDYIGIVLSPKTVMTNSNEQQYRYLIVELEPYGMAQKDGRLRLGDEIVNVNGKHLRGIQSFAEVQRLLSIFVDNCIDLVIAHDEITTVTDFYTKIRIDGMSTQRHRLSYVQRTQSTDSLASMQSLQLQQDGERQGQREPENGGEDQCDARSIVSVSTLPTPMPLMQHRRSSTPRHSLDVSAPEHELLRRRARSSSGQRSSLVLTPTPLFNSSSSSCSSSPNHHHQSSDNLDENVSYTPVYANRAASVCVASSLADDEKWKLLARKRCSEGAALPPPGSPGGPQQQFGQRTHYARNSINLANSHYRSLRFAHSRLSSSRLSLFMQTPPNNLTEGVGAPSSPQTTATTDLTNNQTQQQPQQHPQQHHQSLYIKHTPKSVSLSSPNPYLNASSPPASVSAAGLGTVVVNTGSSLAPPVAALMHHRPSLPVAKLTIRDEEMAEVIRASMSEGSGRCTPKTITFFKGPGLKSLGFSIVGGRDSPKGNMGIFVKTVFPSGQAADDGTLQAGDEIVEINGNSVQGMSHAETIGLFKNVREGTIGLKILRRKLQKAKSMGT